Proteins encoded within one genomic window of Lactococcus garvieae:
- the spx gene encoding transcriptional regulator Spx, which produces MLTIYTAPSCTSCKKAKTWLTYHNIPFQERNLIGDPLSTEEISRILEKCDEGVEGLISSRNRFVKTLGVDFEDLSLSAAIKIISENPQIMRRPIIMDEKRLHVGYNEEEIRAFLPRTVRILENGGARLRSAI; this is translated from the coding sequence ATGCTTACTATTTATACGGCCCCATCTTGTACAAGTTGTAAAAAAGCTAAAACTTGGCTTACTTATCACAATATACCATTTCAAGAACGTAACCTCATTGGCGACCCACTTTCAACAGAAGAAATTAGCCGTATTCTTGAGAAATGCGACGAAGGTGTTGAAGGACTTATTTCGAGCCGCAATCGTTTTGTTAAGACCTTAGGCGTTGATTTTGAAGATTTATCACTTTCAGCAGCAATCAAAATCATTTCAGAAAACCCGCAAATCATGCGACGTCCGATTATTATGGATGAAAAACGTCTACATGTAGGATATAATGAAGAGGAAATCCGTGCATTCTTACCACGTACAGTACGTATTTTAGAAAATGGTGGCGCACGCCTGCGCAGTGCAATCTAA
- a CDS encoding TatD family hydrolase: protein MDIFDTHTHLNSDEFIGREKEIVAQAHDLGVNRMNIVGVDRKTNDWALKLASEFAECYATIGWHPDECGGFNQEAEAYLRENLKKEKVLAVGEIGLDYHWMVETKELQEKSFRRQIQISKEADVPFVVHTRDALEDTYEIIKSEGVGPRGGVMHSFSGSYEDAQKFMELGLMISFSGVVTFKKALDVQEAAMKLPLDKILVETDAPYLAPMPYRGRENQPGYTRFTAEKIAELRGISLEEVAEQTYANALRVFGLS from the coding sequence ATGGATATTTTTGATACGCACACGCACCTGAACTCAGATGAGTTTATTGGTAGAGAAAAAGAGATTGTTGCTCAAGCACATGACTTGGGCGTCAATCGCATGAATATTGTCGGAGTTGACCGAAAAACCAATGATTGGGCGCTGAAGCTTGCTTCAGAATTCGCCGAGTGCTATGCAACGATTGGCTGGCACCCTGATGAATGTGGGGGTTTTAATCAAGAAGCTGAAGCCTACTTACGAGAAAATCTGAAAAAAGAGAAAGTGTTGGCTGTCGGAGAGATTGGTTTAGACTATCATTGGATGGTGGAAACTAAGGAGCTCCAAGAAAAAAGCTTCCGCCGTCAGATTCAGATTTCAAAGGAGGCGGATGTTCCATTTGTCGTGCATACTCGTGATGCTTTGGAAGATACTTATGAGATTATAAAATCAGAAGGTGTGGGACCTCGCGGTGGGGTTATGCATAGTTTTTCTGGTAGTTATGAGGATGCTCAAAAGTTCATGGAGCTTGGACTGATGATTTCTTTTTCAGGGGTAGTAACTTTTAAAAAAGCCTTAGATGTGCAAGAAGCGGCTATGAAGCTGCCACTGGATAAGATTCTTGTGGAAACAGACGCTCCTTATCTCGCACCGATGCCTTATCGTGGGAGAGAAAACCAACCGGGTTACACCCGTTTTACTGCAGAAAAAATAGCGGAGTTACGTGGTATATCCTTGGAAGAAGTAGCAGAGCAAACTTATGCAAACGCTTTGAGGGTATTTGGTTTATCATGA